The following coding sequences are from one Delphinus delphis chromosome 19, mDelDel1.2, whole genome shotgun sequence window:
- the RFLNB gene encoding refilin-B, whose protein sequence is MVGRLSLQDVPELVDAKKKGDGVLDSPDSGLPPSPSPSHWALAAAGGGGGGERAPAPGALEPDAAATPAAPNPASLPNALGSGCSPRLCPLSFGEGVEFDPLPPTEVRYTSSVKYDSERHFIDDVHLPLGLAVASCSQTITCIPSCTWRNYKAEVRFEPRHKPARFLSTTIVYPKYPKTVYTTTLDYNCRKTLRRFLSSVELEAIELVGGDYLSEES, encoded by the exons ATGGTGGGCCGGCTGAGCCTGCAGGATGTGCCCGAGCTCGTGGACGCGAAGAAGAAGGGCGACGGCGTCCTGGACAGTCCGGACTCGGGGCTGCCCCCTAGCCCGAGCCCCAGCCACTGGGCGCTCGCGGCGGCCGGGGGCGGCGGTGGCGGGGAGCGGGCGCCGGCCCCCGGGGCGCTGGAGCCCGACGCGGCGGCCACCCCCGCGGCCCCG AATCCAGCTTCTCTCCCCAACGCCCTGGGCTCCGGCTGCTCGCCAAGGTTATGCCCCCTGTCGTTCGGTGAAGGAGTGGAGTTTGACCCCTTACCACCAACTGAAGTAAG GTACACATCCTCCGTCAAGTACGACTCAGAGCGACACTTCATCGACGACGTCCACCTGCCCCTGGGCCTGGCGGTGGCCTCCTGCAGCCAGACCATCACCTGCATCCCCAGTTGCACGTGGCGCAACTACAAGGCTGAGGTGCGCTTTGAGCCGCGCCACAAGCCCGCCCGCTTTCTCAGCACCACCATCGTCTACCCCAAGTACCCCAAGACCGTCTACACCACCACTCTGGATTACAACTGCCGCAAGACACTGAGGAGGTTCCTGTCCAGCGTGGAGCTCGAAGCCATTGAGCTCGTGGGCGGTGATTACCTGTCGGAGGAGAGCTGA